Sequence from the Chloroflexota bacterium genome:
CGGGGGCGCGACGTTCATCGTGTCGCTCCCACTGGCGCCGGCTCTTCGTGAGGAGTCGGAGGAGGTAGACCTTGCTGGACCCTGTATATCCGCCGATTCCTGAAGCGCGGATTTTGGTGGTGGATGACGAAGCGACGCCGCGGATGGCCAACACGCGGGCGTTGAATCTGATGGGGTACAAGGCCGACGCCGCGGCATCAGGCGCGCAGGCG
This genomic interval carries:
- a CDS encoding DNA-binding response regulator, whose translation is MLDPVYPPIPEARILVVDDEATPRMANTRALNLMGYKADAAASGAQA